One window of Curtobacterium sp. 458 genomic DNA carries:
- a CDS encoding ribose-phosphate pyrophosphokinase-like domain-containing protein, whose protein sequence is MAVELSTWDTLGTPTTPTFSTMRFPAGEAHVKVRDDADAEATTEIATLRGTSGDDLLMLGMWADAVRQRGARSVALVPYLPGARQDRGLPFGAKVYADVLNGFRIDQVIAFDPHSPVIVGLVERLTVVTSEQVVCDAVLAGSDYSGIIAPDKGAVARASAVAVAAGLPLFRAEKHRNPDTGKLDGFSCEPLPETGRLLVVDDICDGGGTFMGLAGSTGLPKERLGLWVSHGVFSGRAPQLADHFGEIVTTDSYPAQQDVPGLRTVPLSPYLTKEIR, encoded by the coding sequence ATGGCAGTCGAACTCAGCACCTGGGACACCCTGGGCACACCGACGACACCGACGTTCTCCACGATGCGGTTCCCCGCAGGCGAAGCACACGTCAAGGTCCGGGACGACGCCGACGCGGAGGCGACCACCGAGATCGCGACCCTGCGCGGCACGAGCGGCGACGACCTCCTCATGCTCGGCATGTGGGCGGACGCGGTCCGGCAGCGGGGCGCACGGTCCGTCGCGCTCGTCCCGTACCTGCCCGGTGCCCGACAGGACCGCGGCCTCCCCTTCGGCGCGAAGGTCTACGCGGACGTCCTCAACGGGTTCCGCATCGACCAGGTGATCGCCTTCGATCCGCACTCGCCGGTCATCGTCGGGCTGGTCGAGCGGCTCACGGTCGTCACGAGCGAGCAGGTCGTCTGCGACGCCGTGCTCGCCGGCTCCGACTACAGCGGGATCATCGCCCCCGACAAGGGTGCGGTCGCTCGGGCCTCCGCGGTCGCCGTCGCCGCGGGCCTGCCGCTCTTCCGCGCCGAGAAGCACCGGAACCCCGACACCGGGAAGCTCGACGGCTTCTCCTGCGAACCGCTGCCTGAGACCGGTCGCCTGCTCGTCGTCGACGACATCTGCGACGGCGGAGGCACCTTCATGGGCCTGGCCGGCTCGACCGGCCTGCCGAAGGAGCGCCTGGGCCTCTGGGTGTCGCACGGCGTCTTCTCGGGCCGCGCTCCGCAGCTCGCCGACCACTTCGGCGAGATCGTCACGACCGACAGCTATCCCGCACAGCAGGACGTCCCCGGCCTCCGCACCGTCCCGCTCAGCCCGTACCTCACAAAGGAGATCCGATGA
- a CDS encoding glycerophosphodiester phosphodiesterase family protein, with protein MTLVIAHRGASGHRPEHSRSAYDLAIAMGCDAIEPDLVPTRDGVLVLRHENEISGTTDVADHSEFAGRRTTKTVDGQTLTGWFTEDFTWAELQTLRTRERLPALRPASAAHDGEDPILRLEDLLAILDGAPRAVRLVAEVKHATSFERAGFPMGAMLDEVLAGAGWRQDERLTVESFEKGVLRDLRTRRTGGRLVYLQEARGSAADEVASHGSLAPSYASERSDEALAELATEFHGISVDLGTLMAGVDTRAVDDRGPVRSAIVDRAHDAGLDVFTWTLRPENRFLPAPLRRGGDVAAHGDWERWFTSIVRTGVDGVFADHTDLAVHARSIVGPGSAVGGPA; from the coding sequence ATGACCCTCGTCATCGCCCACCGCGGCGCGTCCGGACACCGCCCAGAGCACTCGCGCAGCGCCTACGACCTCGCGATCGCGATGGGGTGCGACGCGATCGAACCGGACCTCGTCCCGACGCGCGACGGCGTCCTCGTGCTGCGGCACGAGAACGAGATCTCCGGCACGACCGACGTCGCCGACCACTCCGAGTTCGCCGGCCGCCGGACCACGAAGACGGTCGACGGGCAGACCCTGACCGGGTGGTTCACCGAGGACTTCACGTGGGCAGAGCTGCAGACGCTGCGGACCCGCGAGCGGCTGCCCGCCCTGCGCCCCGCCTCCGCAGCGCACGACGGGGAGGACCCGATCCTGCGGCTCGAGGACCTCCTCGCTATCCTCGACGGCGCCCCTCGGGCGGTGAGGCTGGTCGCCGAGGTCAAGCACGCCACGTCCTTCGAGCGGGCCGGGTTCCCGATGGGCGCGATGCTCGACGAGGTGCTCGCGGGCGCTGGGTGGCGGCAGGACGAGCGGCTCACGGTCGAGAGCTTCGAGAAGGGCGTGCTCCGCGACCTCCGCACGCGTCGGACCGGTGGCCGGCTCGTGTACCTCCAGGAGGCGCGGGGCAGCGCCGCCGACGAGGTCGCGTCCCACGGGTCGCTGGCCCCGTCCTACGCGTCCGAGCGGTCCGACGAGGCGCTCGCGGAGCTCGCCACCGAGTTCCACGGGATCAGCGTCGACCTGGGGACCCTGATGGCGGGCGTCGACACCCGGGCGGTGGACGACCGTGGGCCGGTGCGAAGTGCGATCGTCGACCGGGCGCACGACGCCGGGCTCGACGTGTTCACGTGGACCCTGCGGCCGGAGAACCGCTTCCTGCCGGCACCGCTCCGGCGAGGCGGCGACGTGGCGGCGCACGGTGACTGGGAGCGGTGGTTCACGTCGATCGTCCGCACCGGTGTCGACGGGGTGTTCGCCGACCACACGGACCTCGCCGTCCACGCCCGTTCGATCGTCGGGCCCGGTTCGGCTGTCGGGGGCCCCGCCTAG
- a CDS encoding UvrD-helicase domain-containing protein: MTIVLDPFDSSPEQGGGAAAYEDPFTAGLNPQQKEAVEYRGESLLIVAGAGSGKTSVLTRRIALLLANREAWPSQILAITFTNKAAAEMRERVRALVGNEAEGMWISTFHSACVRILRREAERFGFSQSFTIYDSADSRALLKRIIKEYEADQLGLTVGAAASKISKLKNELQDVDTYVRNINANDPQEVMFAQVFRRYTDELRRANAFDFDDLIGQTVFLFRAFPDVAALYQRRFRFILVDEYQDTNHAQYALIRELTRPVPVEQVDALEDAGQHVERMRERDGSIAPASLTVVGDSDQSIYAFRGADIRNIVEFERDFPNSKVILLEQNYRSTQNILDAANAVIANNFDRQAKNLFTDVGAGDKIVGFTGYTGHDEAQFVADEVQRLHEGGTAYRDMAVFYRTNSQTRALEEIFIRAAIPYRVLGGTKFYERAEIKDAMAYLITIANPADPMALRRILNVPKRGIGAVTETTLQRYADEHETTMRDALRHADELGFGPKVRNAITAFAALLDEVSAKAQDQPVVDTLTQLLDGSGLLENLRKSPDAQDAARADNIDELVAVTREFQKNNPDGTLSDFLTEVSLVAAADELDDSSGTVSLMTLHTAKGLEYDAVFLTGVEEDLLPHRMSANEPGGPAEERRLFYVGITRAKKSLFLSLAMTRAQFGDVNVAMPSRFLQEIPEGLIEWKQSPGMANSRGGTEPRALNARRGGFGGAGGAGGASGGGGYRGGGGWGGGSYDRAAAAQKTRPKTEWANRVSGQVRDNGDLELVAGDRIKHLDFGEGTVSAVTGQGAKRIAEIAFDSAGRKKLLIKIAPIEKL; the protein is encoded by the coding sequence ATGACGATCGTGCTGGACCCATTCGACTCGTCGCCCGAGCAGGGTGGCGGGGCCGCTGCCTACGAAGACCCGTTCACCGCGGGTCTGAACCCCCAGCAGAAGGAAGCCGTCGAGTACCGCGGCGAGTCCCTGCTCATCGTCGCGGGTGCCGGATCGGGCAAGACCAGCGTGCTGACACGGCGGATCGCGCTGTTGCTCGCCAACCGCGAGGCCTGGCCGTCGCAGATCCTGGCGATCACGTTCACGAACAAGGCCGCGGCGGAGATGCGGGAGCGGGTGCGTGCCCTCGTCGGCAACGAGGCCGAGGGCATGTGGATCTCGACGTTCCACTCCGCGTGCGTGCGCATCCTGCGGCGCGAGGCCGAGCGGTTCGGGTTCTCGCAGTCCTTCACGATCTACGACTCGGCCGACTCCCGTGCGCTCCTCAAGCGGATCATCAAGGAGTACGAGGCGGACCAGCTCGGACTGACGGTCGGTGCGGCGGCGTCGAAGATCTCGAAGCTCAAGAACGAGCTGCAGGACGTCGACACCTACGTCCGGAACATCAACGCGAACGACCCGCAAGAGGTCATGTTCGCCCAGGTGTTCCGCCGCTACACCGACGAGCTCCGTCGCGCGAACGCGTTCGACTTCGACGACCTCATCGGGCAGACGGTGTTCCTCTTCCGCGCCTTCCCCGACGTCGCCGCGCTGTACCAGCGGCGGTTCCGGTTCATCCTCGTCGACGAGTACCAGGACACGAACCACGCGCAGTACGCCCTCATCCGTGAGCTCACCCGTCCGGTGCCCGTCGAGCAGGTCGACGCGCTCGAGGACGCCGGCCAGCACGTCGAACGCATGCGGGAGCGCGACGGGTCGATCGCTCCGGCGTCACTGACCGTCGTCGGTGACTCGGACCAGTCGATCTACGCCTTCCGCGGGGCGGACATCCGCAACATCGTCGAGTTCGAGCGGGACTTCCCGAACTCGAAGGTCATCCTGCTCGAGCAGAACTACCGGTCGACGCAGAACATCCTCGACGCCGCGAACGCCGTCATCGCGAACAACTTCGACCGGCAGGCGAAGAACCTGTTCACCGACGTCGGCGCCGGCGACAAGATCGTCGGCTTCACCGGGTACACCGGCCACGACGAGGCCCAGTTCGTCGCGGACGAGGTCCAGCGGCTGCACGAGGGCGGCACGGCCTACCGGGACATGGCGGTCTTCTACCGGACGAACTCGCAGACGCGTGCGCTGGAGGAGATCTTCATCCGGGCGGCGATCCCGTACCGGGTGCTCGGCGGCACGAAGTTCTACGAGCGTGCCGAGATCAAGGACGCGATGGCGTACCTGATCACGATCGCGAACCCCGCCGACCCGATGGCGCTCCGCCGCATCCTCAACGTGCCGAAGCGCGGCATCGGCGCCGTCACCGAGACGACGCTGCAGCGCTACGCGGACGAGCACGAGACGACGATGCGCGACGCCCTGCGGCACGCGGACGAGCTCGGCTTCGGTCCGAAGGTCCGGAACGCGATCACCGCGTTCGCAGCGCTCCTCGACGAGGTCTCCGCCAAGGCCCAGGACCAGCCGGTCGTCGACACCCTGACGCAGTTGCTCGACGGCTCCGGACTGCTCGAGAACCTCCGGAAGTCGCCCGACGCGCAAGACGCTGCGCGGGCGGACAACATCGACGAACTCGTCGCGGTCACGCGCGAGTTCCAGAAGAACAACCCGGACGGCACGCTCTCGGACTTCCTCACCGAGGTCTCGCTCGTGGCGGCGGCGGACGAGCTCGACGACTCATCCGGAACGGTGTCCCTGATGACGCTGCACACGGCGAAGGGCCTCGAGTACGACGCGGTGTTCCTCACCGGCGTCGAGGAAGACCTGCTGCCGCACCGGATGTCCGCGAACGAACCGGGCGGCCCTGCCGAGGAACGCCGGCTCTTCTACGTCGGGATCACCCGCGCGAAGAAGTCGCTCTTCCTGTCGCTCGCGATGACCCGGGCACAGTTCGGTGACGTCAACGTGGCGATGCCGTCCCGCTTCCTGCAGGAGATCCCCGAGGGGCTCATCGAGTGGAAGCAGTCGCCGGGCATGGCGAACAGTCGCGGTGGCACCGAGCCCCGGGCACTGAACGCCCGGCGCGGTGGCTTCGGCGGCGCGGGCGGTGCCGGCGGTGCGTCCGGTGGTGGTGGCTACCGCGGTGGTGGCGGTTGGGGCGGCGGGTCGTACGACCGGGCGGCCGCGGCGCAGAAGACCCGCCCGAAGACCGAGTGGGCGAACCGGGTGTCCGGGCAGGTCCGCGACAACGGCGACCTCGAGCTCGTGGCCGGCGATCGCATCAAGCACCTCGACTTCGGTGAGGGCACGGTCTCGGCGGTGACGGGGCAGGGCGCCAAGCGGATCGCCGAGATCGCGTTCGACTCGGCGGGGCGCAAGAAGCTCCTCATCAAGATCGCCCCCATCGAGAAGCTCTAG
- a CDS encoding nicotinate phosphoribosyltransferase, which translates to MTNTASTVTTTGLEPRITTPSPIAPLLAVDGYKHSHRQVYPAGTTRILINWTNRSNGHMPDSTHAVVFGLQAFIQRHLVEAWAPFFAADEDEVADLFEQALQGYFGPNHIGTDHVRALHRLGYLPLDVKALPEGTLAPIGVATLTIENTIDEFFWLPNYIETALSASIWHPSTVATKALEYRDLMEDWAARTGADPASIDFAAHDFSFRGQSSIESAAAAGAGHLLSFLGTDSMPSLDFIDRYYPGDNGWVGASVPATEHSVMCVRGADGELETFEQILDVYPTGIVSAVSDGFDLFKVITETLPQLKDRITARDGKLVIRPDSGDPVDIVTGTVHGVPEYELFRPGRSNEEKGVVELLDELFGHTVNEQGFKVLDQHIGVIYGDSITLDRARRIYERLAAKGYASDTIVLGIGSYTYQYMTRDNLGSAVKATWALVDGKPVDIQKDPKTGSGKKSAKGRIALHRGADGEIRQTDEASAEDEATSLLQTVWVDGRFTVLQSFADVRATLRAERAARSARRSRA; encoded by the coding sequence ATGACGAACACCGCCAGCACCGTCACGACGACGGGCCTCGAGCCCCGCATCACCACCCCGAGCCCGATCGCGCCGCTGCTCGCCGTCGACGGCTACAAGCACTCACACCGGCAGGTCTACCCGGCCGGCACGACCCGGATCCTCATCAACTGGACGAACCGGTCGAACGGGCACATGCCGGACTCGACGCACGCCGTGGTCTTCGGCCTGCAGGCGTTCATCCAGCGCCACCTCGTCGAGGCCTGGGCGCCGTTCTTCGCCGCCGACGAGGACGAGGTCGCGGACCTGTTCGAGCAGGCACTCCAGGGCTACTTCGGCCCGAACCACATCGGCACCGACCACGTCCGTGCACTGCACCGGCTCGGGTACCTGCCGCTCGACGTCAAGGCGCTGCCCGAGGGCACCCTCGCACCGATCGGCGTCGCGACCCTCACCATCGAGAACACGATCGACGAGTTCTTCTGGCTGCCGAACTACATCGAGACCGCCCTGTCGGCGTCGATCTGGCACCCGTCCACCGTCGCGACGAAGGCGCTCGAGTACCGCGACCTCATGGAGGACTGGGCAGCGCGCACCGGTGCGGACCCGGCGAGCATCGACTTCGCCGCCCACGACTTCTCTTTCCGAGGCCAGTCGAGCATCGAGTCCGCCGCCGCTGCCGGCGCCGGTCACCTCCTGTCGTTCCTCGGCACCGACTCGATGCCGTCGCTCGACTTCATCGACCGCTACTACCCCGGCGACAACGGCTGGGTGGGCGCCAGCGTCCCCGCGACCGAGCACAGCGTCATGTGCGTGCGCGGCGCCGACGGCGAGCTCGAGACCTTCGAGCAGATCCTCGACGTCTACCCGACCGGCATCGTCTCGGCGGTGAGCGACGGCTTCGACCTGTTCAAGGTGATCACCGAGACGCTCCCGCAGCTCAAGGACCGCATCACGGCCCGCGACGGCAAGCTCGTCATCCGCCCCGACTCCGGCGACCCGGTCGACATCGTCACCGGCACCGTGCACGGCGTCCCGGAGTACGAGCTCTTCCGCCCCGGGCGCAGCAACGAGGAGAAGGGCGTCGTCGAGCTCCTCGACGAGCTGTTCGGCCACACCGTGAACGAGCAGGGCTTCAAGGTCCTCGACCAGCACATCGGCGTGATCTACGGCGACAGCATCACCCTCGACCGCGCCCGGCGCATCTACGAGCGTCTCGCCGCGAAGGGCTACGCGAGCGACACCATCGTCCTCGGGATCGGGTCGTACACCTACCAGTACATGACCCGCGACAACCTCGGCAGCGCGGTGAAGGCGACCTGGGCCCTCGTCGACGGGAAGCCGGTCGACATCCAGAAGGACCCGAAGACCGGCAGCGGCAAGAAGAGTGCCAAGGGTCGGATCGCCCTGCACCGTGGCGCGGACGGCGAGATCCGGCAGACAGACGAGGCGAGCGCCGAGGACGAGGCCACGAGCCTCCTCCAGACGGTGTGGGTGGACGGCCGGTTCACGGTCCTGCAGTCCTTCGCCGACGTCCGGGCCACCCTCCGCGCGGAACGGGCCGCGCGCTCAGCGCGCCGGTCGCGGGCGTGA
- a CDS encoding Bax inhibitor-1/YccA family protein: protein MAFKPGFDQSPAFNDAGRNAWGAGAGQQQAGWGQTPQQGMTPDQLQYMYDRPSASTVDTDRMSYEDTIVKTLLAFGVLVVGAVAGWNLPPVVWIVGAIVGFVLALVNTFKKKPSPALVLAYAFFEGLFVGGISAYYNSAFDGIVTQAVFGTLGVFAVTLLLFTSGKVRATPKATRFFLVAIVGYMAFSLVNLVLMWTGVTNTAFGLLGVTVFGIPLGVVIGIFVVLMAAYSLILDFDQIKTGVQRGAPRIYAWTAAFGLIVTLVWLYLEILRILAIIASSSRN from the coding sequence ATGGCCTTCAAGCCCGGTTTCGACCAGTCCCCCGCCTTCAACGACGCGGGCCGGAACGCCTGGGGCGCGGGCGCCGGACAGCAGCAGGCTGGCTGGGGTCAGACGCCGCAGCAAGGGATGACCCCTGATCAGCTGCAGTACATGTACGACCGTCCGTCGGCCTCCACGGTCGACACCGACCGCATGTCGTACGAGGACACCATCGTCAAGACGCTCCTCGCCTTCGGCGTGCTCGTCGTCGGCGCGGTGGCCGGTTGGAACCTCCCGCCGGTCGTCTGGATCGTCGGCGCGATCGTCGGGTTCGTCCTCGCCCTGGTGAACACCTTCAAGAAGAAGCCGTCGCCGGCGCTCGTACTCGCCTACGCCTTCTTCGAGGGTCTCTTCGTCGGTGGCATCTCGGCGTACTACAACAGCGCGTTCGACGGCATCGTCACCCAGGCAGTGTTCGGCACGCTCGGCGTGTTCGCGGTGACACTGTTGCTCTTCACGTCCGGCAAGGTGCGTGCGACCCCGAAGGCAACGCGGTTCTTCCTGGTCGCGATCGTCGGGTACATGGCGTTCTCGCTGGTGAACCTCGTGCTCATGTGGACCGGCGTCACGAACACCGCGTTCGGTCTGCTCGGCGTGACGGTCTTCGGTATCCCGCTCGGTGTCGTGATCGGCATCTTCGTCGTGCTGATGGCGGCGTACTCGCTGATCCTCGACTTCGACCAGATCAAGACGGGCGTCCAGCGCGGCGCTCCCCGGATCTACGCGTGGACCGCGGCGTTCGGCCTC
- a CDS encoding pyridoxal 5'-phosphate synthase: MSASLSGDDSLHLPEFDAPPASPIDLARQWLHDADEREVSEPLSMTLATAGADGRVSARTVDVKRLEDDGLVFGTSTLSPKGRQLAENPHAALQVYWRETMQQLRFEGRAVQLSDEASDQLFADRSPKSRAATAIADQSDVLEPRTLQDLIDDANVLLSETDDDVPRPEGWVAWRLEPEIVEFWHGSRDRMHRRLQYVRTSDGWDAARLQP; encoded by the coding sequence ATGTCCGCTTCGCTGTCCGGTGACGACTCCCTGCACCTCCCCGAGTTCGACGCCCCGCCGGCGTCGCCGATCGACCTCGCCCGGCAGTGGCTCCACGACGCCGACGAGCGCGAGGTGTCGGAGCCGCTGTCGATGACCCTCGCCACCGCGGGCGCCGACGGCCGGGTGTCCGCGCGCACGGTCGACGTGAAGCGCCTCGAGGACGACGGGCTCGTGTTCGGCACCTCCACGCTGAGCCCCAAGGGTCGGCAGCTCGCCGAGAACCCGCACGCGGCGCTGCAGGTGTACTGGCGCGAGACCATGCAGCAGCTCCGGTTCGAGGGCCGGGCCGTGCAGCTCTCCGACGAGGCGTCCGACCAGCTCTTCGCCGACCGGTCGCCGAAGTCCCGCGCCGCGACCGCGATCGCCGACCAGTCGGACGTGCTCGAACCGCGGACCCTGCAGGACCTCATCGACGACGCGAACGTCCTACTGTCCGAGACCGACGACGACGTGCCCCGTCCGGAGGGCTGGGTGGCCTGGCGGCTCGAGCCCGAGATCGTGGAGTTCTGGCACGGCAGCCGCGACCGGATGCACCGACGACTGCAGTACGTCCGCACGTCGGACGGGTGGGACGCCGCGCGGCTCCAGCCGTAG